Below is a genomic region from Rosa chinensis cultivar Old Blush chromosome 5, RchiOBHm-V2, whole genome shotgun sequence.
ACAAATGCTTTCTGCAACTGCCCACTTAACCCTGTTGTCCAGGGTCTTACTGTAACCACTTTACTGCTTCGGACAAGCATAATGCCAATGACTGAAAGTAAAATCAATAAAGAACCTCCAAAAACGGCTGCACAAATCAGAACTATGCGCCTCTTTGACTTGGAACTATGTTTAAGCCCTTGCCCCGGAATTGAAGCAGGGGATGGAGTTTGAGATGGACTAGACTCTGGTGGTGTCGAAATAATAGTTGGTGGATTTACTGGGACGGGAGAGGCTGGAGTTGGTGCTATCAAAGGCGAGGGTGAAGGGGTCAGAAAGCTGCTTGAGGGAGATGGTGAAGGAGAATCTGATGATGGTGACGGTGAAGGGGAAtttgaagatggtgatgatgaaaatggtgaagcagATGGTGGCATTGAAGCTGAAAAtggtgatggagatggtgaaGCCGATATGGATGATGAAACCCTGTCAGTTGCTTTAGCTTTTCCAATTCTGGATGCCTCTGGCTCATCTACCACCTGCTGCAACCTGCGGTAAGCTGTATCTCCAGGTTGGGCAGTGTTCctagaaaataagaaaaaggtCATCCTGGAATATATGTAGGAATTAAGAGGCTACAAAGTACAAGATGCTTTGTTTCCAGTGTTGCTTCCAATAGAAAATATGTGCAAGGCCAAAAGATTGAGAACTTGTGGAAACTTATTGGACTTTACCATGTCATTAATGGAAACAAAGTGAAAACAGAACTAATTTCCGGCCCTTGTAAATCTAAGCCAAGACATAAATATTAGATGACTTTCACTTGCTTACCAGCTGATAGATCTGCTCATGCATGATGTCCCGAAAGCAGGATCTGTTAGTTGGCTCTCATCTGTTTGGCATTCGGAAACCATCTTAAGCTCATGGACTTCAGGGGATAAACAACCAAGAAATTGGTTATTGTCAAGTAAACTGCAATAAGAATCAGGATATGAGTTTAGTAAAAGTCATTTAAAAGAAAACTCAGAAGGGCAAAGAGTTCCAAAAGAAGAACATACAGGGTAGTGAGGGATAGATTGTTGCTGAAATCAGATGGAAATGATCCACTAAAGTTATTATATCCCAAGTCCAAAACCTCCAGCTCCATTAAGTCTCCAATCTCTTTAGGAATTTTCCCAGTAAAAGAATTATTCCGCAAAATTCTGTAGTAAAGAAGCACCAATTCAGATCAAGAGTAATACATTACAGCAAAAGTTCTGAAAAACACATTAAAAGGAAGCATTGGAATGCATTTGTAGGACTTAGAACCAATTATAGTCTTACATGGACTTTATGTACACCAGCTTCCCTAGTTCAGGAGCCAATGTTCCTCCAAGACAAAGATCTTTCAAATTCCTGCAAGTTGATCACATCCAACTTCAGGCTTATGAAATTAAGAACACCAAAACTCTTTGAGAGCCTCTAAATCGATACAATTAAAAATCCTAGCACAAAGCAACTCTAAGGACAACATCAATAAAAAGTTGCCGTGTTCTTTAATCATTACAAGTTACATGAATTCCAAATCACTTTTAAGCTTCAAGCTCAAAAAGGTGAGTGGTTAATTTTATTACATGATATTCCTATGAAACCCCACCACAAATCAATTTAGAAGTGCTTAATATACAAACCCAACATATCTACAAAACCCATTTTCTTTATTGCCATAGAAAACTCAAACTGATTCAGGAGCTATTTGCTTCAATCTCAGAAAACAAGAAGCACACAAAAGGAAACAAACAAAGACTCACAAGCTGATGACTTTCCCATCTGATGAGCACTCAACCCCAAACCAAGAACAAGGATCATCATCTTCTCCACCGCCACCACCATTCCAATTCCCTAAAACCCCGTAAGGGTCTCTAATCACTCTCTCCCTAAACCTCAACAAAGCCAAACCTGcaccaaaaaaccaaaacccatttCAGCATAACCCCCATATTGATCAGCTAATTCAAAAAAAACTGCACAGACAATGCAACAGTCTGTTACAAACCTTCACTGTTGAGACACCAACAAAAGCTCAGATTATGATGAAACAGTAGCACAAACACCACGGCTGCCACAAACCGATCAAATCTCCACCGTCGATTCATGCCTGAAACCTCAAAACGAAACCAAAAAGTTCCAAACTTGAACGTGTTTATATGTACAGATATATAAATATgcaacagagagaaaaggagagTCGTGGGAGTCTCTTTCTGTCTTGCACATTGTACATTGTACAAATGTAGAGCAAAGCGCGTGACTTTTGCgtttcaaataaaaaaaggaaactctacactaaaaaaaaagaaagtttcaTGATTCAAATGTAAGACCGACATGTCGCCGGAACGAGTTACCGGAACAAATGGGGCGAGTGCAACTGGGTCAACTTGGAGCGGCGTCGTTTCAGTTTCGCGGCAATTCCCTCAACGTTGGATTTTGCTTCACTTTGTCTTGTAGCAAAGCGGCCCAGCGACTCGGTTTCATGAATATTTATAGCGCCGTCCTGTTGGCCCCCCACGTGCCGTTCACGTGCCGTTTTCGGTGACTTTTCGTTTTCCGATCCATTTCCTATTtcgggggttttttttttttttggtctgtcTCTGTGGGGTATTTTAGAAGACTCAATCTGGAATAATTCAGGACTCGCTTTTGATCTGATCAAAGAGAGAGTTCTTCTCTTTGGTGCAGAGTCTCGAAGAGGGGactattatttttcaaagaggATGTTTTTCATGTCTGAAATACTTAATAGGAGGTTGAGAATACTGACTTTAATTTGTTTGACAATTTTCagaataacaaagaaaaaagaagaagtcagTTTGATAATCAAAACCAGTATGTAAGAAACATGTGTCTAATTGTATGTGTTTGACTTGGTTGAGCTACAAGAATGTAATGGGTACCAGAAGTACATGGATATGATCAAGTACAACATGATTTTTCCATTGTAGTTAGTATCTTGTTTCAGTTTGAGAaacgttaatttttttttctttttttttttttggatgttatactaattcttttctctctttccattCCCAATTCGGAAACTCGTTctagaaaaaggagaaaaaacaTTACAGTGATTGACCACTCTACTCATAAGTTGGGTGAATATGTTTTAGTTTCACGTACGGTAAGTTCTCGCTTGACAAATCTCTAAACCAACTTTATAGTAAATCATAAAGAATTAAGAATTAGCTAGGAGAACATAAGAGCAATGGGAGCTCCAGCCACCTTTTTACAGTGCAAGAGCACTGAGCCACTTTCATTGACTGTACACAAAACTCATACTTACGTACATGGTATCTCAGTGAAATAAAATATGAATGGATCATGGCATCATGCCATTGGTCATGGGAAGGTGATGACTGGTGCTTCTCTTACTTCTTCTTCGGGTTTGCATGTACGGGGAGGTGAATGTGGAAATAACTCAAATAAGGACCTGGTCCACAATCCAACACAGACACCTGGCTTGAACCAGTACTCTAGGTTCCGGCCTGCACAAGGCAACAAAAGTTTTATATAATAAATGTTAGCATCAATTAACAATTAGTAGATCATAattctctattatttttgtcTGCACAGCACAATGATTAAGACCAGTTTGTCAAGTTTTGGGAATGTGGGCTCTcaatgatcatcatcatcataacaAACAATATCTTCCATCCGCTTGGATTATGCATGCTTGATGTGGACTAAAATTAAATTACTTAAGATTATGGATTTTTAGGGTTTAAGAAACGGTGCTAGCGTTAAGAAATGCCCTTATGATTATATAATGGGGTTTTTAATCAGTTTCAGGTTTAGACGTTTAGTGCTCTTGTAGTGGTTTTCAAGTCTCTGTATATTCAGGTAAAGTGGATTAGAGTCTTCCTTATCCAGCAACATCATCTGCAAGTTACAGTGACCTTACTGGGCTCCTCCATTTAGGGTTTCTCTATGTGAGAATGAAGTTTCTGGTCTGAGGTAGTCTGCAGGCTATAGTATATGGAACACAGCTAGCATTACATTCAAAATGTGCAATTTAATAAAGTTTTCTTTAGCATTTAAGGGGTAATTTACATAAGAAAATGGCAAATTTAACTTATTATTGAGTCTGTAGTGCAAGTTATTTGGAGTGTGTTGACTGTCCAGTGTCCACAGTGCAAACTGCAAAATGAAAAAGTGCAAATTTTTTGTTTATGTGTGTTTGGAATCTTGGATAGTATACTCTGATTTTTTGGGAGCTAATATGTTGTAAGGAAGAATGTCACCTTCAATCAATTTTTCATGCGTAGTTCAATATCTTAGTTCAACATATTAGCGTGGTAGACATTATTGATTTGGTCTAGTATTGGTAATGATAACTAGTATGATATTAAATTTTagagagtgaaattcacactttccattttacaattcaaattttttctatctttttgattgaaattcttataaaaagacaaaactaAATTACTAAAGACAAATATTTAAGTTactaaaaaaatgaaacatggagtgtggattgtaaaatgaagagtgtgaatttcatccccctaaatttttgttcataaGAGTTCTTTCGCACTAAATTTTAAATGATCAAgtacttctattcatacctccaaaatcagtACTTAGACCTCCCTAGATATGAGACCTCCTGTTTACTTTTTGAATATTCAGTTTGCTAACTATACCTCCCCATTTTTTCTAAAATGCCCTTACCTATGGAGTTCAGCTGAACTTGTCGATGTCATTGGGAGAATAATCAACCAGTAAAACGACCAAACAGAACTCAAAACATAATCCATTTCAAAGGAACTAGATCGCACATTCCACATCTTAGTATGATAACATGTTGGAGATAACAATTATGTATCCTATTGCATTGATTTGGTACCCATGATATTGCCAAGACATCGATCCAAAAGTGTATTGTGAAGAAGCCAAAACCCAAAAGTATGCATAATGCCTTGCAATAATCACAAATATAACCATGTTCATCCGCTCCCCTTTATGGCAGAAGATTGAACTAAAGCCTAGAGAGCAACACACCCCGGTAATCATCAACTAATCTTAATGCAAGAATGTCGAGTTTGCTTATTGATACCATTAGATTTGAGGCATAGACTAGGGTTTTATATTAATGTAGGAGATGTAGAAAGAAACTATGAAAGTGGCTAAAGATGAGTATCATAAAAGTGACTTCAATTCAACCCAATAAACGAGGACTGCAGTTTGAACAAGAAAACAATATGATGTATTGGTCGAATtgctttatattttttttcttcttatatgCATATGTCTTTATAGGTAATTTTATACGAGTTGAAAAAATTaactattactaaaaaataTAAGAGgttcaaatgacaattttaaATATATGAATAGAAACACTCATTTCAAATTTAGTGTCAAAAATTAACTGCCATAACTTtaaactttattttattttccaacaaCCTAAACTTGTGGAACAAAAATGATCTGACAAAACCAACTTAAGCTGAAAGTGATCATACCGCTAATGTTATTATATACTGACACTTGAAGCTTAGGATTGGACCACTAATTGGACACAAGAATGGGTCATAATAACTTGCTGCTGAATTTTTCCTGGAGTTGAGTTTGAGTGGAGTTAGACCTAGTACCTGAATTGGGGCTCTTTTGGTTTCCTTGCTTCACAAATAGACAATGAAACGTCCTGGTCTTAATAGAAAATGTTGTAAGACCTTATTTCCCAATGACATTAGATCGGTAATGTATTGACTTTTTGGGTCTCCAAGTACTGGAAGTGCTTTTCAGAAGCTACAATAATTGGTTTGTTAAGTAGAATAacttaaatatttgttttagatGATGAGAAAACAAGTTAACTAAGATACAGAGAaccattttttttagaaaatagagAACTTCATTCATTTATCCATGGTCAGAAGGCATGTACATCAAATGCTGTCttacaccaaaatcataaaaGGTATAAACTACCAGACAAAGATGCAGAGAACCATTAGGTACTAAGAAACAGGTCTTAACTTTCGTAAGAACTTGATAAGGTAATAATTATGTTCAAATCGGTGTTAGAATTATTGAGAAATGGCGACCCATCCTTGTCAAAAGTAAGCCCCATGGCCATGATTGAAGTCTTGTAGTGAAGGTACTCCATCATATATATTCACACGCATGTGAGGTGGACCTAAATTCATGCCAGTTTCACAATGCTTACCTTCTGTTGTGTAAAATGGCAACCATATCACATGCTACCTTGTGCTCATTCCAAAGCAAAGGCCATGCATAATTAAACCAATATTGGCTCGACCAAGTTCGAATTATTTTCGAGCTACGTGTGCTTGATGTTACTTTTGCAACCTGTAAGAATGTGCATTACATCACCTTTGATGTATAAGTTTTTAGAAAACCAGAGTTTACAATATGAAATGGAGCGAGCAACCTAGCACATCATACTTTCGGCCCTTGAATCCATAGAGAATATAGGCAGTAATTGAGATGAGCAACAGTGCAAGAGTAAACAAAGTGAAGGAACACAAACACTGGAAACTGTTGATGAAATTCAGTGAACTTTACAATGCAAAGTTTCAAACTGCATCTAGAATTCTAGATAGtttcatccaacttttaaataAACTGAAGTTCACAATAAACTACTCATAGAAATACATCAGTACATCAGATGAGAGATGTCCCGCACCGTTTGAAATACACTAACGCTTTATGCAAAGGATTTACTGCACTGCAAATCTGCAAAGTTGACAAAAAGAACAGTCACAAACAGTCAACACATTAGGCAATGAAGATGTCAGTGAAGATGcagcaaaaacaaaacaaattactTCCTACTGTAATGCAAATGTAACTTCCTATTAGTGCTTCGCATAAAGCTGGCTAGATTTGGAAATGTACTACTGCCCGAACTAAAgctaaaatgaagaaaaagaaaaaaaaaaaaaagaaacatacaTTGCACGAACTATTGCACAATTCTAGAATAAACCATGCTACAATAGTTCAATGCAGTAGAGAACCAACATATCCAGTCCAGTATTGAAGGTTACCAAGTTGATAGTGCAGCAAGAACTTTCTATTCAGGGAAAGACTAGAACTATTGTAAGGACCAGTCCAGCAATGTTCCCCTGTTTAtcacttttattttccaaacatcTATTATCCATGAATACTATTGTTTgtattctctttattttttaacaATTAGTTTCCCAAATATATTTTTCACCAAAGCAGAGTTAAGTTTAGTGAAAAAGATGTGTGTTGAGGCAACGCAAGCAAGAAAGAAACACAAGCAGCAGTTCAAAAGAAGAACACCCAAACAGATAGGCACAGAAGCCTAGATCAAACCAATGCAACAGCAAAGACAAGATATATAGATCAAACTTTGTGAAGCACATATCCTGAATACATATTAGTAAATCATCATACAGATTACATATTATatgatggtcacatgtcatgcagGGATAGCTGACCGCGCatttgaagaaaaaacaaaaaaaaacagtagAATCAGCACTACTAATAACCTTAACCTTTCATTCCCTCAGTAAGAAACTGCATTCTCCTTGTCGAGTAAGACAAGGCTCTCTTCATAAGAATTGACAGTGTAATATCTGTATCCACAAATCTCAAGACTTTCAAACTGTTGGCTCACAAGTTCTATGAAAAATAGTTCATACCCAGGATGAGAACAAGAATAATGCCTGGGACAGGAGGCTTCATCAGCTCGTTCAGCCATTACTACTTCACCGCTTTCCCTAATATACAATTTGGGGAGGAAACTTCTATGTGGCCTATGTGGACAAAGTCTTATCAATTTGGTCCAGGACTCATGGATACCATATTCTTTCACTTCCAAGATATCAAGAGAAGAATCAGCACCAATTGGATACAGAATAGAATCAGTATGCGTCTCAAATAAAGCAAGTGATTTCCCGTCTGCTGAAACAGACAATTGCAATGTCAATGACACTTCCAATTTGAAACTCTGGCATCATTATCTCAGAAAATGACTAGCTGCCCGCATCAAATGCCAAAATGAGATATGTACTTCCTTTTAAACATTGTGCTTGCCAATGAAAAGACCCATTAACAAAAGCCTGGAGTGTGCCTCCATCCATATGACATGGACGCACAATAGAACCAAGATAGCTCCAACAGCCTGTGGCTAGTGAATAAACCTCAACTACAAGAAACTGATGAGCCTCACAACCTTGTAATCATTGGTCTTAGCATCAAAACCAAACGCAAAAGAAGCCTCATCAGCATCACTTATCACTTCCCGTAGAGATTTGGGAGCTCTGATGAATCCCAATGACTGATATTTGATTACCTTCCCTGTCAAAATAAAAGGAGAACAATCAGATCTTTCCAGTATGAGTGCCACTACTTTTAGATTCAGTGTGCTTAGATAAAGAACTAGACGGCAGTAACAAGAGACAAGAAGAAAGCAGTACAATGATAACACACCAGCCACAGATTAAAATCTGTAACTTTCCTTATTCTGCCATTTTCAGCATATGCAACCATGCAACTAAGACCATCCACAACAAGAAATTAACGAATAGGGTCAGGGTGATCAATAAAATTCTGTAAGAAGGCATTAAAGCTACACTTGAAATACCAAAGCAAAGAATCATACAGGTTTAGATGTGCCCTTGTGGTTTAGCTTTCGGAAACATCTACAACTAGCTCCATAGTCCCTACTCCCTAGAGAGTAAATATGTTTTCCAATGATTAATAGGGAGCCATGACAACTTTCAGTGACTAAAATAACTAACAAAGAACGTTTTATGCCATAAACACTAAAATTCCAAACTCCAAACCCAACATAAGATTTACATCAAGAGGAAAATTCACCTTTTTACATAAATGAGCAAAAACATGGTGAACTGCTGAAATTAAATTCAACAGATCAAAGAATTAGAAAGGAGGAGGCGGTCAAGAGCTACACTATAACCAAACAAAATCACTACACAGCTCTCCACAGCTTCAtacaacaaaaacagaaaaagcatGTGTTTGCTATCTTAAAACATAGAAACTTGAATGTAATTGTCCTAATCATAAACAACTGACCTCAGAACAAAGccaattatcttttttttttttttaaaaggcaCAAAAATGGTGAGACAATGCGCATTGGTCATTGCTCAACAAGCTCTCTTAGAGCCACCCACCTGCCTCATGACCTGATGTCACATCAACATCCATGATCACATGCCCTTAAAACCTGGCTGTGCAAATTTAGTAAATGTATCTGTGCTATGAAAGCTCGCAATGGAGCTCTCAGTAGTTTTTGTCCCCTGTTACCAAAAAACAAGAATATAGCTTAGTGACTGTATATAATCATACTGAGGAATCTCCATAAATAAGCACTCATCAGGACACATGGTCTATGTAACAGGTAAGAGTTGCCACTTAGACATACCTTTCTGGACAAAGATTAGTGATACAACTAGGTTGACCGAAAATGTTCAAGTTAGAACATATATTATCATTGAAGCATTACAAATGTTCTAACATAGAGTAGAATTGAACAATGAAGAGATCAGGTGACAACTGTTAAAAGATGGGAGCCTAATTCAATATTAAAAAGCTTTTTGGAAATTCAATTTACAAACTAAAATCTAAACTCATAGGGATGCCACCTACTTTCAGAGAAGAATTACACCAGTTCATAACaatcagagaaagaaaaaagaaaaaactgttacCTTTAGGATGTAACTATCAACCACTACTGAACTAGAAAGGAAGAATAATCATCATAGGTAAAGAAACTTGGGATATCCCAAAATGCTTGAGTTAGAATCTAGGGCATAATTGAAAAAAAGAGTTTTACCATATTCGTTTTACAAACTGATGTAAAAGTCATAGGCACTGAAACATACTCTACAATCAAACAAGAATGGAAAAACACAATTGCCTTTAGGACATAAATATTAAACACAAATGAACTAGGAAAGATGAATACTTGCACTGTCAGTATTTGTTTGTCTACCAAatattcagtttattattattattattattattattattattattattatatatatatatatatagtattatAGTAAAAATAAGTGCTAAAAGTGGAGTGCAACAAGGAAATGACATTGTGTTTGGATGATGGATTTATGAATCGGATTGACAGAACATCCAAGGTTGCTAGAGGGGCAGCAGTTTTGAATTTCCGAATTTCCTAGTGATATTGACAAAAG
It encodes:
- the LOC112202354 gene encoding probable inactive receptor-like protein kinase At3g56050: MNRRWRFDRFVAAVVFVLLFHHNLSFCWCLNSEGLALLRFRERVIRDPYGVLGNWNGGGGGEDDDPCSWFGVECSSDGKVISLNLKDLCLGGTLAPELGKLVYIKSIILRNNSFTGKIPKEIGDLMELEVLDLGYNNFSGSFPSDFSNNLSLTTLLLDNNQFLGCLSPEVHELKMVSECQTDESQLTDPAFGTSCMSRSISWNTAQPGDTAYRRLQQVVDEPEASRIGKAKATDRVSSSISASPSPSPFSASMPPSASPFSSSPSSNSPSPSPSSDSPSPSPSSSFLTPSPSPLIAPTPASPVPVNPPTIISTPPESSPSQTPSPASIPGQGLKHSSKSKRRIVLICAAVFGGSLLILLSVIGIMLVRSSKVVTVRPWTTGLSGQLQKAFVTGVPKLNRSELVAACEDFSNIIGCFSDGNIYKGTLSSGVEIAVTCITSTSAGDWSKHLEAQFRKKIETLSKVNHKNFVNLIGYCEEEKPFTRMMVFEYAPNGTLFEHLHIKEAEHLDWGMRVRVAMGMAYCLEYMHQMTPPILQKNLQSASIYLTEDYAAKISDFSFWNEGTAAKTRSADKELMEVPSASPESNVYSFGVILFEMFTGRIPYSVEEGSLVDWASHYLRGEKPLGEMVDPILESYQEEELEKLFQVVTDCVHPDPKQRPKMTEITARLKEITAMEPDRATPKLSPLWWAELEILSEGN